One genomic segment of Microbacterium maritypicum includes these proteins:
- a CDS encoding MFS transporter: MKRWGVIAVLGSAQFVMVLDGTVMNVSISTVVSDLDTTVTAMQGAITFYTLTMAAFMLLGARLGDVWGRRRAFVIGSCVYAAGSLITALSPNVQFLFLGWSIVEGLGAVLVIPAIAALVADNYRGSERITAFAIIGAVSGAAVAAGPLIGGFVTTYFDWRYVFAAEVLIMIGVVLCARIVTDPTPRQSVRIDLLSVALSSIGLVAVVFGMLQSKTWGWVLPLNPPTIGDVAIAPLGISPAAWFIVLGIVLLALFFSRQRLLENLGRSPLIHVGMFSITSLRSGLFVLGAQYTVTAGLFFMVPVYLQMTLGLDALETGVRIFPLSIALVLFSIVGTRLSRVLSPRMIVRIGQVSLVVSAVILLGSATSDLRSVFFATGMFLAGAALGLLASQLGNVNMSSVTEKETSEVGGLQGVFQNLGSSLGTALIGSILIGALSTSFASGVASSALPDATKTTVASATQQGVAIVPAADVAAIAEKAGLSDADADSLATIYRDSQLSSLRIAFFALILISLLSLFFSKGIPRTNDAHLRRTPTTG; the protein is encoded by the coding sequence ATGAAGCGCTGGGGGGTCATCGCCGTCCTCGGATCCGCGCAGTTCGTGATGGTGCTCGACGGCACCGTGATGAACGTGTCGATCTCGACGGTGGTGTCCGACCTCGACACCACCGTCACCGCGATGCAGGGCGCCATCACCTTCTACACCCTCACGATGGCCGCGTTCATGCTGTTGGGCGCGAGGCTGGGCGACGTGTGGGGTCGTCGCAGGGCGTTCGTGATCGGGTCGTGCGTGTACGCGGCGGGCTCGCTGATCACTGCGTTGAGCCCGAACGTGCAGTTCCTCTTCCTCGGCTGGTCGATCGTCGAGGGGCTGGGTGCTGTGCTCGTCATCCCGGCCATCGCGGCGCTCGTCGCCGACAACTACCGGGGAAGCGAGCGCATCACGGCCTTCGCGATCATCGGCGCCGTGTCCGGAGCGGCCGTCGCAGCGGGACCCCTGATCGGAGGATTCGTCACGACGTACTTCGACTGGCGCTACGTGTTCGCCGCCGAGGTGCTCATCATGATCGGTGTGGTGCTGTGCGCCCGCATCGTCACGGATCCGACGCCACGGCAGAGCGTGCGCATCGATCTCCTCAGCGTCGCCCTGTCCTCGATCGGACTGGTCGCGGTGGTGTTCGGGATGCTGCAGAGCAAGACCTGGGGATGGGTGCTTCCGCTGAATCCGCCCACCATCGGCGACGTCGCCATCGCACCGCTCGGCATCTCCCCCGCCGCCTGGTTCATCGTGCTCGGCATCGTGCTCCTCGCACTCTTCTTCTCCCGCCAGCGTCTTCTCGAGAACCTGGGGCGCTCTCCGCTCATCCACGTGGGCATGTTCTCGATCACGTCGCTGCGCAGCGGGCTCTTCGTGCTCGGAGCGCAGTACACGGTGACGGCGGGGCTGTTCTTCATGGTGCCGGTCTATCTGCAGATGACCCTCGGCCTCGATGCGCTGGAGACCGGCGTCCGGATCTTCCCGCTCTCGATCGCCCTCGTGCTGTTCTCCATCGTCGGCACCCGGCTCTCGCGCGTGCTCTCGCCACGCATGATCGTGCGCATCGGGCAGGTGTCCCTCGTCGTGAGCGCCGTCATCCTGCTCGGCTCCGCGACGAGCGACCTGCGCAGCGTGTTCTTCGCGACCGGGATGTTCCTCGCCGGAGCAGCCCTCGGACTGCTCGCCTCGCAGCTGGGGAATGTCAACATGTCGAGCGTGACGGAGAAGGAGACGAGCGAGGTGGGCGGGCTCCAGGGCGTGTTCCAGAACCTCGGCTCGTCGCTGGGAACGGCGCTGATCGGCTCGATCCTCATCGGCGCCCTGTCGACCTCGTTCGCATCGGGAGTCGCGTCGAGCGCTCTCCCCGACGCCACGAAGACGACGGTGGCGAGCGCCACGCAGCAGGGCGTCGCGATCGTGCCGGCAGCGGACGTGGCCGCCATCGCGGAGAAGGCCGGTCTGAGCGACGCGGACGCCGACTCCCTCGCCACGATCTACCGCGACTCGCAGCTGTCTTCACTGCGCATCGCGTTCTTCGCGCTGATCCTCATCAGCCTCCTGTCGCTGTTCTTCTCGAAGGGGATACCCCGCACGAACGACGCCCACCTGCGACGCACCCCGACGACCGGGTGA
- a CDS encoding DUF2252 domain-containing protein encodes MGDIGSAEERDEFAPPDAVAPEFVARWSRGRDARARAPRSHQGPWRPGADRPDPVALLEGQATTRDLDIVPLRYERMSASPFAFYRGAALLMAADLATAPHTGITVQLCGDAHLSNFGLFGTPERRLIFDMNDFDETFPGPFEWDVKRLATSFAVAGRHRGFSADEVRACVRASVVGYRKAMRRAADSPVLDAWYDRFDAESARRRIRAERDRRRADDVTVARLDAVVKKARKRDRMRSFAKLVHVVDGQLRIIPNPPLVTPVEDFLPGAGADFDEAALMRNLLSEYQHTLPGEHHPISEYRYRHMARTVGGIGSVGTRAWVVLLSGRDDHDPLLLQAKTAQPSVLERYLGPGTHDNEGERVVRGQRLMQAASDIFLGWQRVAGADGTTRDFYVRQLHDWKGGIDPETMTPRGAALYARICGETLARGHARSGDRVEVAGYLGRGRAFEEAVCVFADTYADQNERDFTSFRDALTAGRLPTRGAAPSKESP; translated from the coding sequence ATGGGGGACATCGGAAGCGCCGAGGAGCGCGACGAGTTCGCGCCACCGGATGCGGTCGCGCCGGAGTTCGTCGCCAGGTGGAGCCGCGGTCGCGACGCCCGTGCTCGTGCCCCTCGCTCACACCAGGGCCCGTGGCGTCCGGGAGCGGACCGCCCCGACCCGGTCGCGCTGCTCGAGGGGCAGGCCACCACGCGGGATCTCGACATCGTGCCGTTGCGGTACGAGCGGATGTCGGCCTCGCCGTTCGCGTTCTACCGGGGGGCGGCTCTGCTGATGGCCGCCGACCTCGCCACCGCGCCGCACACCGGCATCACCGTGCAGCTGTGCGGTGACGCGCACCTGTCGAACTTCGGCCTGTTCGGCACTCCGGAGCGCCGGCTCATCTTCGACATGAACGACTTCGACGAGACATTCCCCGGCCCGTTCGAATGGGACGTGAAGCGCCTGGCGACGAGCTTCGCCGTGGCCGGCCGCCATCGTGGCTTCTCCGCGGACGAGGTGCGTGCGTGCGTCCGCGCGTCGGTCGTGGGCTACCGGAAGGCGATGCGGCGCGCGGCCGACTCCCCTGTCCTGGACGCCTGGTACGACCGTTTCGACGCCGAGAGCGCGCGCCGACGGATCCGCGCGGAACGAGATCGGCGACGTGCGGACGACGTGACGGTCGCTCGATTGGATGCGGTGGTGAAGAAGGCGCGCAAGCGGGACCGGATGCGATCGTTCGCGAAGCTCGTGCACGTCGTCGACGGACAGCTCCGGATCATCCCGAACCCGCCGCTGGTGACGCCCGTCGAGGACTTCCTGCCGGGGGCCGGCGCCGACTTCGACGAGGCCGCCCTGATGCGGAATCTCCTCTCCGAGTACCAGCACACATTGCCGGGCGAGCACCACCCGATCTCCGAGTACCGCTACCGCCACATGGCCCGGACGGTGGGAGGGATCGGCAGCGTCGGCACGAGGGCCTGGGTCGTGCTCCTCAGCGGGCGAGACGACCACGATCCTCTGCTTCTGCAGGCGAAGACCGCGCAGCCTTCCGTCCTCGAGCGCTACCTCGGTCCGGGAACGCACGACAACGAAGGAGAACGGGTGGTGCGCGGACAGCGACTCATGCAGGCGGCCAGCGACATCTTCCTCGGATGGCAGCGGGTGGCCGGCGCCGACGGCACGACCCGCGACTTCTACGTGCGCCAGCTGCACGACTGGAAAGGCGGGATCGATCCGGAGACGATGACTCCGCGCGGGGCGGCGCTGTATGCGCGCATCTGCGGCGAGACCCTCGCCCGAGGGCACGCCAGGAGCGGGGACCGCGTCGAGGTCGCCGGGTATCTCGGTCGCGGGCGGGCATTCGAGGAGGCCGTCTGCGTCTTCGCCGACACCTACGCCGATCAGAACGAGCGCGACTTCACGAGCTTCCGCGACGCGCTCACGGCGGGGAGGCTCCCCACGAGGGGAGCCGCTCCCTCGAAGGAGTCGCCATGA
- a CDS encoding ion channel, with protein sequence MPRTDTVKPEHSDTPPRRRRDGQARGYAIILVLLVVSYGLCAAQPSTDPSPWAFLAMLATIAMVFYVTRARNLVQRVSWVVLSVAGASAVAAVLFGVEGPLLAIPLSTASMIALLVAPWAIIAHQVNRRGLDLEALLAAITAYILVGMFFAFVYNLISQFSPTPMFGDENLDSLGNQLFFSFTTLTTTGYGNLVPVGATGQGIAIAEAITGQLFLITAVARIMRGASAKRAASSDA encoded by the coding sequence ATGCCCCGGACAGACACCGTGAAGCCGGAGCACTCCGACACGCCCCCGCGTCGCCGGCGAGACGGCCAGGCCCGCGGATACGCCATCATCCTCGTCCTGCTCGTCGTCTCCTACGGCCTGTGCGCCGCGCAGCCGAGCACGGATCCGAGCCCCTGGGCCTTCCTCGCGATGCTGGCGACGATCGCGATGGTGTTCTACGTGACCAGGGCCCGAAACCTCGTCCAACGCGTGTCGTGGGTGGTGCTCTCGGTGGCCGGGGCCTCCGCCGTCGCCGCCGTCCTCTTCGGTGTCGAGGGTCCTCTGCTCGCGATCCCGCTGTCGACGGCGTCGATGATCGCCCTGCTGGTCGCTCCCTGGGCGATCATCGCGCACCAGGTCAACCGACGCGGCCTCGACCTGGAGGCCCTTCTGGCGGCGATCACCGCGTACATCCTGGTCGGGATGTTCTTCGCCTTCGTCTACAACCTGATCTCTCAGTTCTCACCCACCCCCATGTTCGGCGACGAGAATCTCGACTCGCTCGGCAACCAGCTGTTCTTCTCCTTCACGACGCTGACCACGACCGGATACGGCAACCTGGTGCCGGTCGGCGCCACCGGACAGGGGATCGCCATCGCCGAGGCCATCACCGGGCAGCTGTTCCTGATCACCGCGGTCGCGCGGATCATGCGGGGTGCCAGCGCGAAGCGCGCCGCGTCATCCGACGCCTGA
- a CDS encoding sodium-dependent transporter, with translation MATATTQTHKREAFSSRNVFILSAIGSAVGLGNIWRFPYVAYEGGGGAFLIPYLCALLTAGIPLLFFDYAIGHRFRGSAPLAFRRMHRAAEPLGWWQVLICVVIAVYYAVIIAWAAMYTWFSAQLTWGAGNENDFFFIDFLRSADVAEVGVSTEFVPQVGIPLVVVWLIVIVIMALGVKRGIGRANMILMPLLTIMFAILVVQSLFLPGAMDGLNAFFTPNWEALADPGVWASAYGHIFFSLSVAFGIMVTYSSYLKRKTDLTGSGLVVAFANSGFEILAGIGVFAALGFMAQAQGTEVAGVASSGIGLAFIAFPTIVSQATGGSIIGVLFFGALVFAGVTSLISILEVIVAALQDKLGWARVRTTLTVAIPLAIISMALFSTTTALSVLDTADAFVNSFGIMAVALVAVIIVAWLLHKLPVLVEHLNRRSSFRVGTIWKVLVGVLAPVVLGYLFISELIAKTSEPYSGYPGWFLAIFGWGMVIALVVLALILSALPWSGRSHAKDDPEYDEFLSKEEYEPDAETSAIPLIDTTTKGAGA, from the coding sequence ATGGCAACCGCAACGACGCAGACCCACAAACGCGAGGCGTTCAGCTCGCGGAACGTGTTCATCCTCTCGGCGATCGGCTCCGCGGTCGGCCTCGGCAACATCTGGCGGTTCCCCTACGTCGCCTACGAGGGCGGCGGCGGTGCGTTCCTGATCCCGTACCTGTGCGCCCTGCTCACGGCCGGCATCCCGCTGCTGTTCTTCGACTACGCGATCGGTCACCGTTTCCGCGGATCGGCACCGCTGGCGTTCCGCCGCATGCACCGTGCTGCCGAGCCCCTCGGCTGGTGGCAGGTGCTTATCTGCGTCGTCATCGCCGTCTACTACGCGGTGATCATCGCCTGGGCGGCCATGTACACCTGGTTCTCGGCCCAACTCACCTGGGGTGCGGGCAACGAGAACGACTTCTTCTTCATCGACTTCCTGCGCTCGGCCGACGTCGCCGAGGTGGGCGTGTCCACCGAGTTCGTGCCGCAGGTCGGCATCCCGCTCGTCGTGGTCTGGCTGATCGTGATCGTCATCATGGCGCTGGGCGTCAAGCGCGGTATCGGCCGGGCGAACATGATCCTGATGCCGTTGCTCACCATCATGTTCGCGATCCTCGTGGTGCAGTCCCTGTTCCTCCCGGGTGCGATGGACGGCCTGAACGCGTTCTTCACCCCGAACTGGGAAGCTCTGGCCGATCCCGGGGTCTGGGCATCCGCCTACGGCCACATCTTCTTCTCGCTCTCCGTCGCCTTCGGCATCATGGTGACCTATTCCTCCTACCTGAAGCGCAAGACCGATCTCACCGGCTCCGGACTCGTCGTCGCGTTCGCGAACTCGGGCTTCGAGATCCTCGCCGGGATCGGTGTCTTCGCGGCTCTCGGCTTCATGGCGCAGGCGCAGGGCACGGAGGTCGCCGGCGTCGCATCCTCCGGCATCGGACTCGCCTTCATCGCCTTCCCGACGATCGTGTCGCAGGCAACGGGCGGGTCGATCATCGGCGTGCTGTTCTTCGGGGCACTGGTGTTCGCCGGTGTCACCTCTCTGATCTCGATCCTCGAGGTGATCGTGGCCGCGCTGCAGGACAAGCTCGGCTGGGCTCGGGTGCGCACCACGCTCACGGTCGCGATCCCGCTGGCGATCATCTCGATGGCACTCTTCTCCACGACGACGGCCTTGTCGGTGCTCGATACGGCGGACGCCTTCGTCAACTCCTTCGGCATCATGGCGGTCGCGCTGGTGGCCGTGATCATCGTGGCCTGGCTGCTGCACAAGCTGCCGGTGCTGGTGGAGCACCTGAACCGGCGCTCGAGCTTCCGTGTGGGGACGATCTGGAAGGTGCTCGTCGGCGTTCTCGCGCCGGTGGTGCTCGGATACCTCTTCATCAGCGAACTGATCGCCAAGACCTCCGAGCCGTACAGCGGCTACCCCGGCTGGTTCCTCGCGATCTTCGGCTGGGGGATGGTCATCGCGCTGGTCGTGCTGGCTCTGATCCTGTCGGCACTGCCGTGGAGCGGGCGCTCGCACGCGAAGGACGATCCCGAGTACGACGAGTTCCTCTCGAAGGAAGAATACGAACCGGATGCGGAGACCTCGGCGATCCCGCTGATCGACACGACCACGAAGGGAGCCGGCGCATGA
- a CDS encoding methionine/alanine import family NSS transporter small subunit: MTTTAIVMMIIAMVTVWGGLVAGIVNLARHPEESETEPAPPVEL; encoded by the coding sequence ATGACCACGACAGCGATCGTCATGATGATCATCGCGATGGTCACGGTCTGGGGCGGCCTGGTCGCCGGGATCGTGAACCTCGCGCGCCATCCCGAGGAGTCGGAGACCGAGCCCGCGCCGCCCGTCGAACTCTGA
- a CDS encoding AraC family transcriptional regulator has translation MIGTLNALIDLVDAGDPGQEIDVASFSHEHGTTEYHLRRMFSALAGMPFSEYVRRRRMTLAGAELAAGAASLLDVAVRHGYGSVEAFGRAFRAVHGISPADARRDGGPLRTQPTLRFRLSVEGRIPMDVTITHQPALVLVGHAAEVPLIHQGVNPHIQAHIAAIPSQEHARLKDFGDAEPSGILAVTADIEPDAPEDTLLTYLHGVALQSATPVPDDLDSLHLEAGSWAVFAARGPFPETLQDLWAATATEWFPSNPWRLRPGPSIVRYLEFSGDSASCELWLPVEHG, from the coding sequence ATGATCGGCACGCTGAACGCACTGATCGACCTGGTCGACGCGGGAGACCCGGGCCAGGAGATCGACGTGGCCTCGTTCTCGCATGAGCACGGGACCACTGAGTATCACCTGCGCCGGATGTTCTCGGCACTCGCGGGCATGCCGTTCTCGGAATACGTGCGTCGTCGTCGGATGACCCTCGCCGGGGCGGAGCTCGCTGCGGGCGCCGCGAGTCTGCTCGACGTGGCCGTGCGCCACGGGTACGGGTCGGTCGAGGCATTCGGACGCGCGTTCCGGGCGGTGCACGGCATCAGTCCAGCCGATGCGCGCCGTGACGGGGGTCCTCTCCGCACTCAACCCACGCTCCGGTTCCGCCTGAGCGTCGAAGGGAGAATCCCCATGGACGTCACCATCACCCACCAGCCCGCGCTCGTCCTCGTCGGCCACGCCGCCGAGGTCCCGTTGATCCACCAAGGCGTCAACCCGCACATCCAGGCGCACATCGCTGCGATCCCGTCCCAGGAGCATGCGCGGCTTAAGGATTTCGGCGACGCCGAGCCGTCGGGGATCCTGGCCGTCACCGCTGACATCGAACCGGACGCGCCGGAGGACACGCTGCTCACCTATCTGCATGGCGTCGCACTGCAGAGCGCCACTCCCGTTCCGGACGACCTCGACTCCCTCCATCTCGAAGCCGGCTCCTGGGCGGTCTTCGCCGCCCGCGGCCCGTTCCCCGAGACGCTGCAGGATCTGTGGGCCGCCACAGCGACCGAGTGGTTCCCGTCGAACCCCTGGCGGCTGCGTCCCGGCCCCTCGATCGTGCGCTACCTCGAGTTCTCAGGGGACTCCGCGTCGTGTGAGCTCTGGCTTCCGGTCGAGCACGGCTGA
- a CDS encoding GyrI-like domain-containing protein, which yields MVAIDPKKTLDAYRAKRGEFRIVEVPPLQYLMIDGAGDPNTSPAYRDAVSALFPVAYALKFASRSELGVDTVVMPLEGLWHAPDMESFTSRRDKSAWMWTSMIMVGDHITASMFAHAVESVAQKAAKKKELIPALDAVRLETLEEGTCVQTLHVGPFDDEGPVLDDLHYRFIPENGLQMRGRHHEIYLSDLRRTVPAKLRTILRQPVTRGV from the coding sequence ATGGTGGCCATCGACCCCAAGAAGACACTCGACGCGTATCGGGCGAAGCGGGGGGAGTTCCGCATCGTCGAGGTGCCGCCCCTGCAGTACCTGATGATCGACGGTGCGGGGGATCCGAACACCTCGCCCGCCTACAGGGACGCGGTGTCTGCCCTGTTCCCCGTGGCGTACGCGTTGAAGTTCGCGAGTCGGAGCGAGCTCGGCGTCGACACCGTGGTGATGCCCCTCGAAGGGCTCTGGCATGCACCAGATATGGAGTCGTTCACCTCCCGGCGCGACAAGTCGGCATGGATGTGGACGTCGATGATCATGGTCGGCGACCACATCACCGCGTCGATGTTCGCGCACGCTGTGGAATCCGTGGCGCAGAAGGCTGCGAAGAAGAAGGAGCTGATCCCGGCGCTGGATGCGGTGCGGCTCGAGACGCTCGAGGAGGGGACCTGTGTGCAGACGCTGCATGTGGGTCCGTTCGACGACGAGGGGCCGGTGCTCGACGACCTCCACTACCGGTTCATTCCCGAGAACGGTCTGCAGATGCGAGGACGCCACCACGAGATCTACCTGAGCGATCTGCGTCGCACCGTCCCTGCGAAGCTGCGCACGATCCTCCGGCAGCCGGTGACGCGGGGCGTCTGA
- a CDS encoding DUF1206 domain-containing protein, whose translation MSTVKHVARVAKGSSAFRRIARAGFVVLGLIHVIIGSIAISIAAGASGDADQDGAMEQIRQNPVGGLLLVFVAAGLIALAVWQIASAFLAADPAETKKWGQRVKLFGIALAYLVVAGMALIYAVGGNADSETASKTLSAILLSAPGGVALLVVVGLSVVGVGVGFVVGGFTRGFEKLLDLPSGAARGGIVTLGVIGYFGKGVAVAVTGVLFVVAAVTQDPEKGAGLDAALHSLLELPLGGLVLGAVGAGFVVYGVFCIARARFARM comes from the coding sequence ATGAGCACGGTCAAACACGTGGCGCGCGTCGCCAAAGGGTCCTCCGCATTCCGGCGGATCGCCCGTGCCGGATTCGTCGTCCTCGGCCTGATCCACGTCATCATCGGGTCGATCGCGATCTCCATCGCCGCCGGCGCCTCGGGCGACGCCGACCAGGACGGTGCGATGGAGCAGATCCGCCAGAACCCGGTCGGAGGACTGCTGCTCGTCTTCGTCGCGGCCGGTCTGATCGCGCTGGCCGTATGGCAGATCGCGAGCGCGTTCCTCGCCGCCGATCCGGCCGAGACCAAGAAGTGGGGTCAGCGCGTCAAGCTCTTCGGCATCGCCCTCGCCTACCTCGTGGTCGCCGGCATGGCGCTCATCTACGCCGTGGGCGGCAACGCCGATTCGGAGACGGCCTCGAAGACCCTGAGTGCGATCCTCCTCTCGGCACCGGGAGGGGTCGCACTGCTCGTCGTGGTCGGGCTCTCCGTGGTCGGAGTCGGGGTCGGATTCGTCGTGGGCGGATTCACCCGCGGCTTCGAGAAGCTGCTCGATCTGCCGTCGGGGGCCGCGCGCGGCGGCATCGTGACGCTGGGGGTGATCGGCTACTTCGGCAAGGGCGTCGCGGTGGCCGTGACCGGGGTGCTCTTCGTCGTGGCTGCCGTCACCCAGGACCCGGAGAAGGGCGCAGGGCTCGATGCCGCCCTGCACAGCCTGCTCGAGCTGCCCCTCGGTGGACTCGTCCTGGGAGCGGTGGGAGCGGGTTTCGTGGTGTACGGCGTCTTCTGCATCGCTCGGGCCCGCTTCGCGCGCATGTGA
- a CDS encoding LysE family translocator, with protein sequence MIAQDTLLAFVVAAFVMVVIPGPTVLFTIGRAMALGRMGGFLSILGTAVGSILLVVAVALGVGTVIAQSVVLFTIVKVLGAGYLIFLGIQAIRHRKDAARAMASAPTRRSGWRLFAEGFVVGVTNPKSIAFFLAILPQFVDLDAGSVPAQLFLLGAIVVTIGVTCDAVWVLLASAARDWFGRSPGRIEAMGASGGGLMIALGAFLLVWSEKPATA encoded by the coding sequence ATGATCGCCCAGGACACGCTGCTCGCCTTCGTCGTCGCAGCCTTCGTCATGGTCGTGATCCCCGGGCCCACCGTGCTGTTCACCATCGGGCGGGCGATGGCGCTCGGGCGGATGGGCGGCTTCCTCAGCATCCTGGGCACGGCGGTCGGGTCCATCCTCCTCGTCGTGGCCGTGGCGCTCGGCGTCGGGACGGTGATCGCGCAGTCGGTCGTGCTGTTCACGATCGTCAAGGTGCTCGGCGCCGGGTACCTGATCTTCCTCGGCATCCAGGCCATCCGTCACCGCAAGGACGCGGCGAGAGCGATGGCATCGGCACCCACGCGACGCTCGGGCTGGCGGCTGTTCGCCGAAGGCTTCGTCGTCGGGGTGACCAACCCGAAGTCCATCGCGTTCTTCCTCGCGATCCTGCCGCAGTTCGTCGACCTGGATGCCGGGTCCGTTCCCGCGCAGCTCTTCCTGCTCGGGGCGATCGTCGTGACGATCGGTGTGACCTGCGATGCGGTGTGGGTGCTCCTCGCGAGCGCCGCCCGCGACTGGTTCGGCCGCTCGCCTGGACGCATCGAGGCGATGGGCGCGTCGGGCGGAGGACTCATGATCGCGCTCGGAGCCTTCCTGCTGGTGTGGAGCGAGAAGCCCGCGACCGCCTGA
- a CDS encoding nuclear transport factor 2 family protein: MSAIDVVGQYGAAMAAGDMEALAATFHPDAVWHQPGANQVSGDHVGPDAILAHLGRFMQLSGGTFALETESATESGSLVSATVRFRAQREGHENLDQHGVDVFRVADGRIAEVWLMSEDQEAEDRFWGTA, translated from the coding sequence ATGTCGGCTATCGACGTCGTAGGACAGTACGGTGCGGCCATGGCCGCCGGAGACATGGAAGCGCTGGCCGCGACCTTCCATCCGGATGCCGTCTGGCACCAGCCGGGGGCGAACCAGGTGTCCGGGGACCATGTCGGACCGGACGCGATCCTCGCGCACCTGGGTCGCTTCATGCAGCTGAGCGGCGGCACGTTCGCACTCGAAACCGAATCGGCGACCGAGAGCGGCAGCCTCGTCTCGGCCACGGTGCGCTTCCGCGCCCAGCGCGAGGGGCACGAGAATCTCGACCAGCACGGGGTCGACGTGTTCCGGGTCGCCGACGGCCGGATCGCCGAGGTCTGGCTGATGAGCGAGGACCAGGAGGCCGAGGACCGCTTCTGGGGCACGGCCTGA
- a CDS encoding winged helix-turn-helix transcriptional regulator, producing MSSTWTVFSASCPSRASLARIANKWTAMIVVLLHEQPLRFGELHTRMDGIAKKVLVDTLRALERDGMLDRAVGQDGHSRYLLTPLGRTLYEPLQALQVWAESHVEDVREAQDRYDEVADAKMLDGH from the coding sequence ATGTCGAGCACGTGGACAGTGTTCTCCGCCAGCTGCCCCTCGCGCGCCTCGCTCGCGCGCATCGCGAACAAATGGACGGCGATGATCGTCGTGCTCCTGCACGAGCAGCCGTTGCGCTTCGGCGAACTGCACACCCGGATGGACGGGATCGCGAAGAAGGTGCTCGTCGACACGCTTCGTGCTCTCGAACGCGACGGGATGCTGGATCGCGCGGTCGGCCAAGACGGCCATTCGCGCTACCTGCTCACCCCGCTCGGACGCACCCTGTACGAGCCGCTCCAGGCTCTGCAGGTCTGGGCCGAGTCGCATGTGGAGGATGTGCGCGAAGCGCAGGACCGCTACGACGAGGTCGCCGACGCGAAGATGCTCGACGGGCACTGA
- a CDS encoding aminotransferase class V-fold PLP-dependent enzyme: MSVSPGVDVIAPLNEAEVRRIRGDFPILGARVQGHPLVYLDSGATSQRPTAVLDAERDFATSLNSAVHRGAHTLAAEATELFEDARAAVARFVGAADDEIVWTSNATEAINLVAYSMSNASLGRGGAAAERFRLREGDEIVTTEMEHHANLIPWQELAARTGATLKVIPLDDDGALRLDAAAELITTRTKLVAFTHVSNVLGVINPTDQLVALAREVGALTLLDACQSAPHLPLDVRALDVDFAVLSGHKMLGPTGIGALYGRREVLAALPPFLTGGSMITTVTTTEAEYLPPPQRFEAGTQRVSQAIALAAAVGYLTEVGMPRIAAHEAAFGRRLVDGLSAIDGVRVLGAGIDLPRVGLASFDVEGIHSHDVGQFLDDLGIAVRVGHHCAQPLHRRLGVTSSTRASTYLYTTDAEVDAVIEGVAGAIDFFRRGA; the protein is encoded by the coding sequence ATGAGCGTTTCTCCCGGTGTCGACGTGATCGCCCCCTTGAACGAGGCCGAGGTGCGGCGCATCCGCGGGGACTTCCCCATCCTGGGTGCGCGGGTGCAGGGGCATCCGCTCGTGTACCTGGATTCGGGAGCGACGTCGCAGCGACCGACCGCGGTCCTCGACGCCGAGCGTGACTTCGCCACTTCCTTGAACTCCGCGGTGCACCGCGGTGCGCACACGCTCGCGGCCGAGGCCACAGAGCTGTTCGAAGACGCGCGCGCCGCCGTCGCCCGGTTCGTGGGAGCCGCCGACGACGAGATCGTCTGGACCTCGAATGCGACCGAGGCGATCAACCTCGTCGCGTACTCGATGTCGAACGCGTCGCTCGGGCGCGGGGGAGCCGCCGCCGAGCGATTCCGGCTCCGCGAGGGCGATGAGATCGTGACCACCGAGATGGAGCACCACGCGAATCTCATCCCGTGGCAGGAGCTCGCTGCACGCACCGGTGCGACGCTGAAGGTCATCCCCCTCGACGACGACGGCGCTCTGCGGCTCGACGCCGCGGCCGAGCTGATCACCACGCGCACTAAGCTCGTCGCATTCACGCATGTCTCGAACGTGCTCGGAGTGATCAACCCCACCGATCAGCTGGTGGCCCTCGCGCGGGAGGTCGGTGCCCTGACCCTGCTCGACGCGTGCCAGTCCGCGCCGCATCTGCCCCTCGACGTCCGCGCCCTCGATGTCGACTTCGCCGTGCTGTCGGGCCACAAGATGCTCGGCCCCACCGGTATCGGCGCCCTCTACGGTCGCCGCGAGGTGCTGGCAGCCCTGCCGCCGTTCCTGACGGGCGGGTCGATGATCACGACGGTCACCACGACCGAGGCCGAGTACCTTCCGCCGCCGCAGCGCTTCGAAGCCGGCACACAGCGCGTCTCGCAGGCGATCGCGCTCGCCGCGGCTGTCGGCTACCTGACCGAGGTGGGGATGCCGCGCATCGCCGCGCACGAGGCGGCCTTCGGTCGCCGACTCGTCGACGGGCTGAGCGCGATCGACGGGGTACGCGTGCTCGGCGCCGGAATCGATCTTCCCCGTGTGGGCCTGGCGAGCTTCGACGTCGAGGGCATCCACTCGCACGATGTGGGGCAGTTCCTCGACGACCTCGGCATCGCCGTGCGCGTCGGCCACCACTGCGCGCAGCCGTTGCACCGACGTCTGGGCGTGACCTCGTCCACCAGGGCGAGCACCTACCTGTACACGACCGATGCCGAGGTGGACGCCGTGATCGAGGGCGTCGCCGGAGCGATCGACTTCTTCCGGAGGGGCGCATGA